Part of the Brassica oleracea var. oleracea cultivar TO1000 chromosome C8, BOL, whole genome shotgun sequence genome is shown below.
ATCCAACGGCTTCATGACCTAACCATGAAGGTAGTTCACTTCCAGGAAAGCAAGTACTGAACAAAGGCTCCAAATCCGAAACCTGCCGAAATATACACAAGGAAATTTATAAGAAAGTGACTGTTTCTGACACAGGAAAATATATTGATAGAGATCATGGAAATCACATTGCAGCAGTTTTGTGCATCTGAAAGCAGCTGGCATTTCCTTTGAGCAAAGGAAGATATATCTTTCTTCGCACTCATCTCGAGTTTGTTGCAGTTCGTGAATATGAACGTGGAGCAGATCTGTTGAGTTGTCGTAAGACATGCCAGTGGATTCGAGACTGTTTTAAGTGAGCAACAGCCATGTGCATCAAAGTGCTGAAGATTTGGTGGAAGCTTTGGAATAGATGTAAGACTCTTGCAATACTTCAAGTCCAACCATTTTAGTTGATAGAGTTGACTGATGTTATCTGGAAGGGAGATGATCTGATCATTCTTGCTTAAGCATAAACACTGTAAGGAGGATATCTTCGGAATCTCAGTTAAGCCTGTCGCATCCAATCGCAATGTCTCTAAAACCTTGATGCTTTCGCCGTTTGCAGGAAAATGTTGGAGCTTCGAGCAATCTGAGAGTATCAATTCCTTGAGAGCTTTCAAGTCATCAAGACAATCAGGAAATTCCTTCAGCTTCGTGCATCCTTTCATATTCAACAAGGCAAGTCTCTTCAGTATTTTGATATCCAGAGGGAGTTTTTTTACTGAAGTGCCATCCAAGTATAGAGCTTCTAGATTTTGTGAGATCACCCGGAATTCCTTCAGGTTTGAGCAGTTGCTGAGGATGAGAGTTTCTAGTGAGACCAAACTTATTTCCGGAAGAGAGTTGAGACTTGTGCACCCTTTCAGGTTCAGGAAAAGAAGACTTCTCATATGTTGCATATCATGGGGTAAAGTTTCCATTTTGGTGCAGCCTTCAAGGTTCAATCTTTGCAGATTTCGAGCCTTTGATAAGCCTGACAAGAAGCGCAAGTTACTGGCATGGTTGAGATCCACCCACTTCAATTTTGATGTATCCTGTGACTATACAATAGTTAGGTACCAGTAAAAATACTATCCATTTATGTAATCTAGTCAAGCAATAACAGAGAGACACACCTTATCATCACTCCAGATCCGTTCAATCTTGCTGTAAGGAAGCTTAAGGTCCACTAGATTGCAAGGGTTGAAATCTGGTGGAAGTTCTTTCAATGGGAACTCCCGCCAGTGGAGGTAGCGAACCTCTTTCAGAGGAAAGTTTAGTCCATCAGGGAGGCTTATCTTATTGTTAGGTCTACATTGCTGAGGACAACCTGAGCTATAGATCTTGAGGTATCTGAGATCGTGCATTGGTTCAAAGGTGGAACTGTCTAAGCTCATCTCCCTCTTCATTTCATTCATGTTTAGGAAAATCCCTCTAACATTCTCGCCTTCCTGGTAAACAAGACATCAATAATCAAATTTATTGTTCATTATAGAATGCACTCTTGATGAACTTCATATATTAAAAGTAAATTTTTCTTTAGCTCACCTCTATGTTCTGTAGTACATCAATGATGTCTTGGTGATGCCACAACCTATGTCCCCCCTTTCCATCTTGAGCATGTGCTCTTCGGCAAATCTCCTTGGCGAAGGTATATAGTATATCATGCATCTCTACTCGCCCATCAGAAACATCTATCATGAATTTGTTCATGAGAGTTTTTATTTCTCTTGCGGCTTCAGATGTATCCAGTAAACTTGCAACGTAACTCTCATCTTCCTTTCTAAAACAAGCCATGTCGAGAAATATCTCTTTGTGCTCTTGACTCAACTCATTATAGCTTTCTTCCAACACATCTCGAATACACGGGCAGGAACTTTGGGAGAGTGTTGCCAGTATTGTTTTCCAATAGCCCTCGTCTTTCCCATTAAGATCTGCGCCCAACAACTTAAGAGCTAGCGGATGACCTCTAACATAATGCACAAACTCTTTTGATAGCTTCATGATGACTTCATTGTTGTGTTTGCTGGAATGATGGTCAAAGGCATAACGCCCAAAGTGACCTAGTCCGTCTTTGTGGTTTAACTGTGGGACAACATAAGTATAGTCGACAACATCTTGGATCAGTGACTTGTCGCTTGTTGAAATGACAATTCTACTTCCCTGCCTAATCCAGTCGCATCTCCCCAGAAGAACCTCTATCTGCTTTCTGTCACTCACATCGTCGAGAACAACGAGAACTTTATGTTTGAGTAGTTCATTCTTGTAGGATTCGTAGGCGCCTTGAGAAGATTTTACGTCTGAATTTCTTACACCGAGTAATTCTTTCAAGAGTAGTGCAGGCAAGCAATCCAACCCGAGCTCCTTGGAAGTTCTACGAATATCTTGGATTAACACGTGACTTACGAATTTGCACTGCCAAGTTTCATATAACTCCCTTGCAAGAGTGGTTTTACCGATGCCTGGCATCCCAACAACTCCCAAATATCGAGTCTCCTGACAGTCAAGATCAAACTTCTCCTCCAATTCGTCCAAGCGTTGCTTGAGTCCATAAATCTCATTGTTTTCTCTTCCTAAGTGCAACGAAGTGTTTTTTGAAAGAAAAACTGAGTTGACTTTGCTTTCATCCAACTGAATTTTTCTCAGCGCTTGCTTAACCTTTTCGACGATACTGTCGATGAACTTGTTTTCGTCGCTGCAGAAAGGATAATCAAGAAGAAATAAAACAGATAAGTAGATCCTTCAGCTTATATATTGATAGTCAAAGCCCTGGAATAAATTCTCAAATAATTCCTCTCAACGAATGACACTAGAGGAAACAGTAAGATGGTACCTCTTTCCGTCGAAGCAGAAGCCTATTCGGTCAGCGACAGAGTTCAAAGCTTCAGACCACTGCTTCTTCTTGTCAACGTCAACATGGCGCAACTTGTTGAACAAATAACCGAACCGTCCCTTCTGAAACCGAACTTCGTATGCTTGAACCTTGTAAAAGATGGGAATGATGAGGAGTTGACCTTTGTCCATGCATTCTTTCATCTTCACAAGTTCGTTCAGGCACCATTTTGACTCGGTGTACCTCACAGAAAAGAGAGCCAAGGCGATCCTCGACTCTTCAATCCTCTCGAAAAGCACATTTAAAGATTTTCCTTTTTCCTCATTCGTGTCAATGAAGATGTTGACCCCATCTCTGAGCAATGCACTTGTGAGATGGCTAACGAAGTTGTACCGCAACTCATCTCCCCTGAAGTTTACAAACACTTGGTGCTGGGGAGGCAAAGGAAGTGCCTTGACTTTGGAAGAGGAAGAGACCTCCTCCATCTGAGTTTTGTTAGGAGACAAAATGTGTGTTGAGTCTCCTTTGGAGATACAAGACATGGTTGCAAACATCTCAATAAAAAAAAACCCTCCTTTTTTTCAAATCTTGGACTAGTTCTACAGGAGAAAAATAAGATAAGAGTTAAACAAATCACAGCTTATCTATCATTTTGGTGAACTGTAATCAAATCAAGTTACAGAAGGGAGAGTCTCTATCTTTGTGCAAAGATATTACTATCTTAGTTTGGCTATGACTTGTTCCATAGACAGTGAACAATGTGAAAAGGACCATATTATCAAATTATTGCAAAAGGAAAAAACAAAACGAATCTTCCAAGAAAATTCTGCCGAATCACTAAACTAGACTTTGACCCAATCTAACATTGAAGAAACTCAAATCCAAATTCACAAGAATCTACGGCCAAAGAAGAAACGAGAGGTTGTTTGTTTTTGGTTACCTCAAACAACGCGTCTTCTGATCATGGTGGAATTCTACATCAGCTTCGATAGATGTGAGGATAAGGTGCGGTACTCCTTCATCAGCCACCTCTCCGCCGCTTTTCACCGCAGAGGAATATCCTCGTTCGTCGGCGGATCCGATCCGGAAGCCGATGGATCATCCAAACCGTGCCTGGAGAAATCGAAAGCTTGTGTGGTGGTTTTCTCTGAGCAATACTCGTCATCCAAGCCGTGCCTGGAGGAGCTCGTCAAGGTTACCGAACGCCGGAGAAACGACGGAGGTCTCGCGGTGGTTCCGGTGTTTTACAGAGCCACCAAGTCGTCTGTGAAGAAACTGATCTGGAAATCGAACGATCTTACGAATGAATGGCGAAGCGCTCTGCTACAAGTGGTAGACTTACCAGGGCACGAATCACATGCAACGCAAAGGTCATTTCCAAACCATATATTATACAAAAAGACATTTAATAAGATTTTTAATGTAATTTAGACCATAATATGCAGTGAAAAGCTCAATATTATCATATTAACTAGTTTTATAACAACATTTTAAATGTATTTTTTCCACATTTAATTAGATTTAAATGTACTTTCCACGAGAGAAAAAGATAAAAATAGCACTAAATCAAGTTTTTGTTCCCAAACTAACACTCAAGATCAAAAGTCACAAACTTAGGGTTTAGAGTTAAAGGGTGGGGTTTAGGATTTAGGGTTTAGGGTTTAGGGTTTAGAGTTTAGGGTTTAGGGTTTAGGATTTAGGGTTTAGGGTGTAGAGTTTAGAGTTGAGGGTTTAGGGTTTAGAGTTTAGGGTGTAGAATTTAGGGTTTAGGGTTTAGAGTTTAGGGTTTAGGGTTTAGAGTTGAGAAATGAGGTTTTGGGGATAAGATTTCAAATTTTGAAAAATAAAAAAATTAAAATTTTCAAAGGATAAACTTAGATTGGTGTTATTTTGGTCATTTTAGTTTTTGAGTGCTATTTTGTGATATAAACTTAGAAATGTGTTATTTTGGAGATTTGCCCTTTCCACAATTTATACCTTAATTTTTGAAAAAAGACAAAAATAGCACTAAATCAAGTTTTTGTTCCCAAACTAGCACTCAAGGTCAAAAGTCACAAAAATAGCACTTAATGTTTTATCAAAAGTCACAAACTTAGAGTTTAGAGTTAAAGGGTGGGGTTTAGGAATTAGGGTTTAGGGTTTAGGGTTTAGGAATTAGGGTTTAGGTTTT
Proteins encoded:
- the LOC106312194 gene encoding disease resistance-like protein CSA1 isoform X2, whose product is MFATMSCISKGDSTHILSPNKTQMEEVSSSSKVKALPLPPQHQVFVNFRGDELRYNFVSHLTSALLRDGVNIFIDTNEEKGKSLNVLFERIEESRIALALFSVRYTESKWCLNELVKMKECMDKGQLLIIPIFYKVQAYEVRFQKGRFGYLFNKLRHVDVDKKKQWSEALNSVADRIGFCFDGKSDENKFIDSIVEKVKQALRKIQLDESKVNSVFLSKNTSLHLGRENNEIYGLKQRLDELEEKFDLDCQETRYLGVVGMPGIGKTTLARELYETWQCKFVSHVLIQDIRRTSKELGLDCLPALLLKELLGVRNSDVKSSQGAYESYKNELLKHKVLVVLDDVSDRKQIEVLLGRCDWIRQGSRIVISTSDKSLIQDVVDYTYVVPQLNHKDGLGHFGRYAFDHHSSKHNNEVIMKLSKEFVHYVRGHPLALKLLGADLNGKDEGYWKTILATLSQSSCPCIRDVLEESYNELSQEHKEIFLDMACFRKEDESYVASLLDTSEAAREIKTLMNKFMIDVSDGRVEMHDILYTFAKEICRRAHAQDGKGGHRLWHHQDIIDVLQNIEEGENVRGIFLNMNEMKREMSLDSSTFEPMHDLRYLKIYSSGCPQQCRPNNKISLPDGLNFPLKEVRYLHWREFPLKELPPDFNPCNLVDLKLPYSKIERIWSDDKDTSKLKWVDLNHASNLRFLSGLSKARNLQRLNLEGCTKMETLPHDMQHMRSLLFLNLKGCTSLNSLPEISLVSLETLILSNCSNLKEFRVISQNLEALYLDGTSVKKLPLDIKILKRLALLNMKGCTKLKEFPDCLDDLKALKELILSDCSKLQHFPANGESIKVLETLRLDATGLTEIPKISSLQCLCLSKNDQIISLPDNISQLYQLKWLDLKYCKSLTSIPKLPPNLQHFDAHGCCSLKTVSNPLACLTTTQQICSTFIFTNCNKLEMSAKKDISSFAQRKCQLLSDAQNCCNVSDLEPLFSTCFPGSELPSWLGHEAVGCMLELRMPPHWRENKLAGLALCAVVSFPNSQVQMKCFSVKCTLKLEVKEGSWIDFSFPVGSWRNQDNVVENTASPEHVFIVYISCSKIFKRLESQHFISSDPTKSTLSSKCSPTKASFKFTVTDGTSEIPGLEVLKCGLRFFIGGESSGECLKKLEVKDAEQNLSAQKLSDNWTSESVTTTEVAVLPENANSAEQSPETATTAVTASPEKANSAEFQMEISTTPREGQPPPCIKTSKWVCFACFDLRKHL
- the LOC106312194 gene encoding disease resistance-like protein CSA1 isoform X1; translated protein: MFATMSCISKGDSTHILSPNKTQMEEVSSSSKVKALPLPPQHQVFVNFRGDELRYNFVSHLTSALLRDGVNIFIDTNEEKGKSLNVLFERIEESRIALALFSVRYTESKWCLNELVKMKECMDKGQLLIIPIFYKVQAYEVRFQKGRFGYLFNKLRHVDVDKKKQWSEALNSVADRIGFCFDGKSDENKFIDSIVEKVKQALRKIQLDESKVNSVFLSKNTSLHLGRENNEIYGLKQRLDELEEKFDLDCQETRYLGVVGMPGIGKTTLARELYETWQCKFVSHVLIQDIRRTSKELGLDCLPALLLKELLGVRNSDVKSSQGAYESYKNELLKHKVLVVLDDVSDRKQIEVLLGRCDWIRQGSRIVISTSDKSLIQDVVDYTYVVPQLNHKDGLGHFGRYAFDHHSSKHNNEVIMKLSKEFVHYVRGHPLALKLLGADLNGKDEGYWKTILATLSQSSCPCIRDVLEESYNELSQEHKEIFLDMACFRKEDESYVASLLDTSEAAREIKTLMNKFMIDVSDGRVEMHDILYTFAKEICRRAHAQDGKGGHRLWHHQDIIDVLQNIEEGENVRGIFLNMNEMKREMSLDSSTFEPMHDLRYLKIYSSGCPQQCRPNNKISLPDGLNFPLKEVRYLHWREFPLKELPPDFNPCNLVDLKLPYSKIERIWSDDKSQDTSKLKWVDLNHASNLRFLSGLSKARNLQRLNLEGCTKMETLPHDMQHMRSLLFLNLKGCTSLNSLPEISLVSLETLILSNCSNLKEFRVISQNLEALYLDGTSVKKLPLDIKILKRLALLNMKGCTKLKEFPDCLDDLKALKELILSDCSKLQHFPANGESIKVLETLRLDATGLTEIPKISSLQCLCLSKNDQIISLPDNISQLYQLKWLDLKYCKSLTSIPKLPPNLQHFDAHGCCSLKTVSNPLACLTTTQQICSTFIFTNCNKLEMSAKKDISSFAQRKCQLLSDAQNCCNVSDLEPLFSTCFPGSELPSWLGHEAVGCMLELRMPPHWRENKLAGLALCAVVSFPNSQVQMKCFSVKCTLKLEVKEGSWIDFSFPVGSWRNQDNVVENTASPEHVFIVYISCSKIFKRLESQHFISSDPTKSTLSSKCSPTKASFKFTVTDGTSEIPGLEVLKCGLRFFIGGESSGECLKKLEVKDAEQNLSAQKLSDNWTSESVTTTEVAVLPENANSAEQSPETATTAVTASPEKANSAEFQMEISTTPREGQPPPCIKTSKWVCFACFDLRKHL